The Siansivirga zeaxanthinifaciens CC-SAMT-1 region AATAAATTGATAATTTAATTCAACATCTGGATATTTAGGCGCAATTTCTTGTACAACACGACGCCATAAACGAGAACTTTCTAAAACATTAGCTTTATCTACCAATGTTAATTTTCCTTTTCTTGTTTGAGCAGCTTTAAACGCTAAATGCGCTATGCGTTCTATTTCAAAACGCGAATACTCACAAATGTCTGAAGCGTTGTTGCCATCTTCAGATAATTTTTTTTCACCAAAATAAATGCCTCCGGTGAGTTCTCTGTAAATAACAATATTAGTGTCTTTAATTTGACTCTTTTTTAATGAAGATTTTGTTAATAAATCTTCATAAGCTATTACAGGACGAATGTTAGCATATAAATCTAACGATTTACGCAGTCTTAAAAGTCCTTGTTCGGGTCTTACTTTGGCATTAGGGTCGATATCATAGGCGGTGTTGCCTATGGCTCCAAATAAAATAGCATCTGCATTTTCGCAAATAGCAATGGTTTCTTCTGGTAAAGGATCGCCAGTTTTTACCATGGCACTTGCGCCTACCAATGCTTCATGAAATATAAATACGTGGTTAAATTCTATAGCAATAGCTTTCAAGACCTTTACGGCTTGTGCTGTTACTTCTGGACCAATACCATCTCCTGGTAAAACGGCTATATTTAACTTCATTTATAAATTAATTAAGCAGATGTAATTTCTTTGTAAATTTTACTATTTTCAATAATGTAATGAATATCACTATCTACAACTTCTTTTTTAGTATCGGCAAAATCTAAAAAGTTTTTATAGATTTCATCTAACTGAAGTTTCGTTAATTCATATCCTACATTTTTAGCTCGGTAAGCTAAGGCTGCACGGCCGCTTCTTGCTGTTAAAACAATAGCAGATTCTGTTACGCCAACATCTTTAGGGTCTATAATCTCGTATGTTTCACGATTTTTAATTACCCCATCTTGATGTATTCCAGAACTGTGTGCAAAGGCATTAGCACCAACAATTGCTTTGTTTGGCTGGGTGTAAATA contains the following coding sequences:
- the leuB gene encoding 3-isopropylmalate dehydrogenase: MKLNIAVLPGDGIGPEVTAQAVKVLKAIAIEFNHVFIFHEALVGASAMVKTGDPLPEETIAICENADAILFGAIGNTAYDIDPNAKVRPEQGLLRLRKSLDLYANIRPVIAYEDLLTKSSLKKSQIKDTNIVIYRELTGGIYFGEKKLSEDGNNASDICEYSRFEIERIAHLAFKAAQTRKGKLTLVDKANVLESSRLWRRVVQEIAPKYPDVELNYQFIDNAAMELIINPRQFDVILTENMFGDILSEEASVIVGSIGLLASASLGDKHAMFEPIHGAYTKAANKGIANPIASILSAAMLLEHFGLDDEADLVREGVDKSLKLHITTPDLNTKYDHVTTTKVGDFIEDFINNPDETNLNFTNIHLGQSTII